The genomic window CTGCGGGGCTGTGGAGCCCCAGCTGATTATGAggtccccagggctgtgggagccaCCCAGGGTGCAGCTCCTCACCTGCCAGTGCCTCTGCCTCCAGGAGCGGTGCTGGTGAGCGGCGTGTACGACCTGGAGCCCATCCTGCACACCTATGTGAATGATGTTCTTAACATGAGCCGGTGAGCCCACATGCTGTGGGGACAGCCATGggggcagagcacaggcagccGAACGTCAGTGGCTCTGCAGCCACTCTGCTCCTATGCCTGCCCCAGCTGGTGAGTCCAGCTGAGGGCACGGGTGCTCCTGGAGTGAAGGGCTGCATCAGCTGCCACCGGGGTGACTCCTGCAGGGAAGTGGCCCAGAGGAACAGCCCCATGAGACATGTCACCccggcagtgccagcagcctgtgAGGTGCTCATGGCTGTGGCCCAGCATGACTCCCCAGAGTTTCGCAGGCAATCACAGGAGTACAGCCAGGTGAGCACCAGGCAGTTGCAGGAGTACAGACAGGTGAGCACCAGGCAGTCACAGGAGCATGGCCAGGTGAGCAGCAccctgcctggctctggtgGGGACACTGCTCCAGCCAGCCCTCAACAACTTGCCCAACTGGGATGAAGAGCTGTGCTGAACCAGAGCAGTTTCTGGCTCACTGCAGGACAGCAGTCCTTGCCAAGACAttattcctgctgctctgttcaGGGCAGGTGGAGTTTGGGGTTCatcctgccagcactgctctctccacAGGCCCTGCGTGCAGCCGGCTGGTCTGTCTCTCTGCTGGATCTGGCTGGTGTGGATCACTTTGACATCATTGAGAAGCTGTCAGAGGACAACTACATCCTCACTCAGGTAGGTAGGAGGGCTGTGCCAAGGCAGATCAGGTGGGCTTAGGGCtggctgccacctccctgcaggGAGGTGTGGGGTCAGGGGCTGCTCACAGGGTTTGGCTCCTCATCCCAGGTGATTCTGAACATGATTTCAAGAGCATAAGGGCATGTCAGGAGTAAACAGATGGGGACTGTGGACCTGCGTGGTGGCAACAGGCGTCTGGTAtccccctgcctgctgcctcctcGCTCCAACATGGGGTGACCACTGTCTCAGACCTCCACCGTGCCCTCTCCACTCAGCCCAGCCTAGGCTGGTGCCCCTTCCCTGCAGTGTTCCTGCCCGCTGGAGCGCAAGGGACTGAGGGCTGCAAGGCTCTGTCTGGGCAGCTGGATCATGAAGTTTGTTCCCTCAGTGTCCTTTAAACTGCACACTGGCAGtatgaaataaaatgggaattacTGCTGCCTGGGGTAGTGCTTCCCAGGGAGCCAGTGGGTGCACACCCAGTGCAACTGCTGCTGAGAGAATCCCTTCTTCCAGTGCAGAGTTCTGGGACTTGCTGACCCAGAACATGACAGGGGAAGCCTGGGGAGCCCACCTGCCGCTGTGGGACAGAATGACATAAGCCTCTGGGAATGGGAGTGACAGAGCCATCTGGGTCAGGCTGGGCTCGAGCTCCTGGGACAGTCCTGGCCAGACACAAACCTTGGCATTGCTGTGCAGCAACCCTGGTCCTGTGGCTGAGATGCTTCCATGTCCTCACGAGCATTTGTCCCTCCATGGGGACCGTGGCCATGATgatgtccctgctgcagagccaggaaaagAGCACATTTGAGAGAACACAGCTACAGGACCGCCAAAACACGTTTATTTTGTGCACTGACTGCCTCGAGAGCTGGGGTCTCCACTAGGCTGGGCTCACATTGGTTTTTCAGGCTGCCTGTGAGGGCTGATATTGAGTTTCAGATGGCTGGGAACTCATCTGGAGGACAAAGGGGCTCCAGATGTGTTCCCAGCAGCAGTCCTTTGGGCTGCTTAACTGCTGCAGCTGCGGGGCTGGCAGAGTGCTCAGGCTCCCCCGGTGCCTTGAGGCATCGGATGCAGTCCCAAGGCCAATTCCTCCTGGCACTTCCTGGCCACAAATTCCAGCTTTCTCCTTGTGAGCTCAGTGTCACGGCCGAGATGTTGCGGTGCCAGACAGCACGCACAGTCTGTGCTGACCAGGGGAGTAGCAAGACGCTGACAGCCTGCCCGGTCTCAGCCACCTCCGCGCTGATGGCACAAAGGCGGTCGCAGAGCTCAGCGGGGGAGGGCCAGGTCCCCTGGACATTTACCATTGCAATGTTGGTCTTCACCGCTGCCAGGTTGATGGACCAGAGGGGAGAGTTCAGCACATGGATACCTGTGGGAGGCCGAGGTGATGCAAGCCCACTGCCCCAGCTATCTGGAAGAGGCtacctgccccagccctgctccaggttCTGGATGAAGGGGAGCCCTTTCTCCCCCCATGTGGTACCAGCGTCACTGAGTGCAGCACGGGGACAGTCATGGCATGATCCTGGCACTCCAGCCAGGTGAGGATCCCAGCAGCATCCTCACCTGCCTGGAGACCCAGTGTGGCCATCTAGGGACGGTGCCCAAGCCACTAGTACCGTGGTATTGCTGGGCAGTGCCAGGTGTGCTGTTACATCCCAGCACAGTAAGGGGCCCTGAGGTACCTTCCACAAAGTGCTGGGCATTGTTGTGGTCTCTGCGCAGCATCACCTCCGTGTGCTGCAGCCCAAGGTGGGCAGCGGCTGCCAGCACTCCCACCTGCCGCATCCCCCCGCCCAGCAGCTGCCGCACACACCAGGCCTCAGCGACAAACTCCCTGCACCCTGCCAGCACTGCACCAGACGGGGCACCCAGGCCCCGCAGAGCCCACAACGGGGTcaccccagctgtcccaggggcagctgcccctCCTGGGTACAGGCCCAGCCTGCCACATGTGTTCTTAGCCCAACACCTGCAAACAAGGGGCAGGCTGCAGCTTGTGCTGGTCCCTGCCAGCCTTGGGGACCCCTCCCACACAAGCAGACCTTGGAGAAGCAGAGGGTCACACAGTCACAGTGCTGGGCAATCTGAGCTGGCTCCACACCCTGGGCCACTGCTGCATTCATCAGTCGTGCGCCGTCCATGTGCACTCGCAGCCCGTAACGGTCTGCAAGCCCACGGACCTGGGAGTCAGAGGGGCAGCTGGTTTGGGAGGGACCCCGGGGGCATCTGGTGCCACCATGAGCCACGCTCTGAGCTCCAGTGTCCCCAAGTGCAGGGCCCAGCTGCCCATGCCAGGCAGGATTGTGCCAGCACCATCTGTGGGCTCTCACCTGCCTGCGATAGGTGAAGGGCGGTGCCCGGCCCCCCCGCCGAGATGTGCGTGTTCTCCAGACAGATGAGCTCAGGACGCGTGTGGTACTGGCTGCTGTGCGCCTCACAGATGGTCAGCTCCAGCTGGTCCAGGTCGAATGTGCCATTCGGCAGATCTGGCGGTGCCTGGGAGTGGACACCGGCGAcctgtgcccagggcaggagagAGCTTGGAGCTGACAGGGGACAGTGGTGGTGCACGGGGGCTCCAGGCCTctgcccctctgtcccctccatcGGGTGTGTACAGCCCTCACTCGTGTCGCAGCCCGTGGCTTGGGACAATCCAGGAGATGCTCTGGCAGCCAGAGGAGGGCAGCACGCGGCCGCCCTCCTGCCCTGCGAGCCCTGCCGGCAGCGCTGCGTGCCCACCGTGGCTGCCCGCGGCACGCagctgcgcggccccgccgtGCTCGGAGAGGTGCAGGTGGGTGTCCTGGCCCAGGAACAGCTGAGCCCCCCTGCGCTGGCAGTGGCATATCACTgggagagaagggccgtgagGGAGGGGGCCAAGGGCAGCAGCCCACAGCCTGGGGGCACGGGGGTCTGCGGGTGCAGCCCCGGACTCACCGGCGATGAGGTTGGCCATGGTGGCCGTGGGCACGAACAGAGCCGATTCCGTCCCCAGAGTCCCCGCGGCCCGGCgctgcagctctgcaagggGACACGGATGTCCTGGGGGCCAGGGGCTTGGGGACCCCACAGGTCCCGGctgcccccgcagccccgctccggcctccccatcctgctgccccCGGGTCGGGGGCTTGCAGACAGGGACCCCGTGCGAGGCCCGTCCCCTCCGCCCACCGTTCAGTGCCGGGTCCTCCCTGTAGTCGGCGTCGCCCACGGCGGCGCGGGCTATGGCGCGGCGCATCCCCGCGCACGGCCGGGCCACCGTGTCGCTCCGCAGGTCCACGGCAAGCGGCGGGACCCCGCGGCTGCGCCCCCCCGGGCCcggcagccgcccccgccgcagcGCCGCCCGCATCGGCGGGACCGCCCCCCGCAAGCGCTCCCGGGCGGGGGTGGGATCGCCCATGCCGGGAATGGGGCCCGGACACACGGGGCAGGAACAGGGCAGCGGCTCCTGCATGGGCCCCGCGCACGTTCCGCGCCTCGGCGGCGCAGCCCCTGCAGAGGCGCCGTCCCTGCAATCCCCCCATCCCCCAACACGCTGGCGCTGGGAACACGGGTGGGGGCTGCCCCGGCCCTGCACTGTCCCACGGCCCCTCGCTTTGCCAAGATCCCCATCCTGGGTGTCCGATGGAAGGGAGCGCCAGGGGGATCCTCCAGAGTCTTTCCATGGCTGAGCAGGAATTGCTCCCGCCACGCTGCTCCCCCTGCCAACAAGGCTGGCACGGGGTCGTCTGGCCGCTGGGAATTGGCTCTGGCCCTGGCTGCGCCTTCCCTGGCAGCCGATGTGCAGTCCGGTGGCACCGCAGGTGGGCTGGCGCTGCAGCGGTGCTCTGGGATCTTTGGGCAGCTCCACAGATCTCGGcactccctgcctgctctgaggGGACCCACCAGCCTCTTGGCAGAAATCCCCACTGCCCCCCAGCAGGAGGGCATGAGCCCAAAGCAGTAGCGAGACCCCCTCACCTCCCCCCGTTGGGCTGGACCAGCTGGATCATTCTCCCTGCTGCTACCACGGTGGggggcacagctctgcagcacccagcacctcTCCTAGCATTTGCAGGGAATCAATAGGGCAGGCACATTAAGGGGCATGTTCCCCTCAGGGGCACatgctgcccagcccctgccctctAACGCGTGTGCTGTGCTCCAGCCGCCTGTGCTATGGCTGCTGTAACGCTGCTGCCTTCTCCCCCCTCTGCCACATGCCCCCCCAGCCTTGGCTGCCCCAGGTCCCCTATCCTGAGCCCCCTGCAGCCGCCCCACTGGTGCCCACTCTGCCCATACCCCTGCCCTTGTCCATGGAGCCCCCTCCCTCACTATCCCCTGTCACCCCCCCGCGCTGTCAGCCCCGCAGATGAGTGAGCCATAAACAGTCCTTCATGAAACGTTTTTCACACACAGGGCCACATGTTaacagtttttctttatttactgCCTCCATTTCCTCTTTGTTCCAGGAACTTGTCCTCCAACTTCAAGCTGCTCATGATTAGGCAAAAAGGCCTCTAATCTCCCCGATCTGATTTACCGTCACTGAGAGCAGACGCTTCCCGTTACTGGCCCTGGACCTGGGAGCATGGACAGCTGAGCTGTGCCGGCTGCTGAGCCCAGCTGAGCCTCCCCAAAGCTGCCCCGCCACACACACCGCCTTCCCGGCAGCTTCCTCTTCCAGTAAGCGCTGGGCAGTGCAGCCGGTCACACTGCAGGTgaagggctgggggaagagcagctgtggggcCCTAGGCCAGGGATCCCCCCCTccacctggggctgctgctgtaGGGCAGGGCAGGCTTTGGAGCCACTTTCTCTGCTTGGAAGGTCTGGATGGATGGAGCATCCCTCAGCACAGCCTTCCTAGCCACTCACCCGTCCACTCCCACAGCACCTGATGGGGTGGTCGactgccctgctgtgcccaaaGCTGAAGggcagcccccccagcccagtCAGGGTCTGCAGCCAAGCAGGGGCTCCTTCACTGGGCAGCAGCCACAACTTCTGGGGGACTCACAGTGTGGGTGGGTGTCTTCCACAGAGCCCCTTGTCTTTCAGCCCTGTGCCTTTCCCTGGGACTTTAGGCTGGGACCTGCCTTGGGGGTCCTCCCTTGCTACCAGCACCCACAGAGCTCCCCCATCTGCATGGGGCCCAGCAGGGCCACGGTGGGGTTTGGTGGGGCCAGCACCGGGCCCATGGAAGTGCTTGTGCCTTGTATGTGGAGTGGCTGAACTCAGGCCACGGGAGCTGGGCAGAGAGTGggcagtgccagtgcctggcCAGGGGCttggctggcagctggggactAGTGGGGGGCTCACCCAGGACCACACTGCACCATAGGACTGCAGTCACCACCTGCCCACACCAGCTCCTGTGGTGGGCtaagcccctgccctgctgggctcagctcctgctctaGTTGTGCCTCCCCAGGGCTAAAATTAGCAGCTGAGGCCTGGCTGGGGAGCCGGGAGTGGAGCCCAGATCCCACCGCGGAGGATCGGGTTTCCCCCCTCCCTACCACAGGCCTGGCAACCACTGGGGCCGATTCCCGGAGCTGGGCCCCCCCTGCTACCAGCCCCACCGGCAGCCCCATCCCAGGCCTGCCAGGCCCAGCTGCTTGGTCTGCACGTCCccagggctgagccctggcacaTCCCGGCtgcaggaggctcaggaggggctgcaggatgAGGGGAGCACGGTGCTGTAGCTGAGCCCTCTGCCTCTGGCACACATGGTTGTCCTGGGAAAGGCTGGCaatgggctctgctcccagcctcccagCAGAGCCGGTGGCTGCGGCCATGGAGCTGTCAGTGGCCCAGGCAATGCCCTGGGGGTCTTGTGCTGAGTGCCAAGGGCTGACTCAGGACCTGGCAGAGACCATAGCATGCTCACCATGAGCTCGGGGTGTTTTCCTGTCGGGCTGCCTTAGCCCTGCGGCCACACTGTCCATGGTGCTCACCCTGTGTGCCCTTTGGGCTCCATGGCTCGTCCCAGTGGGGCGGCTCTGGCGCTGCCTGTTCTGGAGGGTCCCGGTCCCacctgggccggggcagccgcCATCCGTCGCCCCCGAGGGGCTGAGCCACGGAGCCGAGCAGTTTCCTGCTGCCGGGAGCGGCAGGGCGATTCCCGGGAGCGCCGGCTCCAGGCTCAGCCGGGTCGGGTCGGGTCGGGTCGGGCCCCCACCCGTCGCACTCCcggggtcccggtgccggtgaCATGTCCCGAGCTGCGGCACACGGCGGCCGCCGCTCGCGCACGGCACCGGCCGAGCTTCGGCCCGGGACAGACCCCCGACGGACACAgtcccggggctgccggggccgtGTCCGGTGCGGGAGCCGCGGGCTGCTCCGGGGAGTCTCCGTCGGAGCCCCGCGCGGGCCGGTGCCGGAGCCGGAGCCCGGTGTCCGCGTGGTCCCGGCCGGTGCCCCGTCCCCAGCCTGCGAGGCCGCGGGTGCCCCCCCTCCACCGGCAGCGACTTTTCCAGTAAAACCGCCGCAGAGATCCCGGCTTCCCGACAGGCCCGGCCTCCGCGCCGGGGGGGCGCCGACCGCCCTTAACCCTTCCCGGCTCGGCCGGCGGCGCGTTGCCCGCCCGACGGGCGTCTCCGAGCCCGGGACCCGCCGGGTTCTGCTcgcccggcccggctcggcgGCTCCGGGGGCCTGCGGGGGACTCTGCCCGCCTGGCCCCGGGCGGCGATGGCCCCGCTCCCCGGGGTCCCGGAGGCGCCAGTGCGGGGCAGCCTGACCCGCCGCGCACCGGGAGCAGGTGGGAGAGACTGGCCCCGGAGGGCCTTTGTGGCCGCAGCCCCCGTGGGTTCCGGCCGTGCCGGGAAGGGCCCCCCCAGCCCATCGTGCCCCCCATGCCGAGGGTTTCCCTTCTCAGGGTGCACCTGAACAGGGGCTGGCCCTGTTCTGCGGAGCAGAGGGAACATCCCAAGGGCCAAGGAGCTGGAGAACCGTCGGGGGAAAAGCCCCTCTGCACGGGGTACTCCAGTGCGGGCTgccatggggctgtggggagggagcagccgGGGGTCCCTGGGAGAGCCCTGGTGCTGGGGGAGCTCTGGTAGTACCCTGAGAGAGCGCTGGAGCCGATCACGGCTAAGGACTGGTGGCTGTGCCggctccacagccctgctccagcgctcCGCAGGGACGCTCCGGCCGGGTGGGCAGACCCGGGGATGGCCAGGCACTGCGGGTCCGTGCCGAGAGCTGTGCCGGGCCGTCCCCGCCGTGCCCTGCCGGCCACCAGCTGCTACACTGGCTGAGCCAGGGCTGAGGTAAGTGCTCTAGTTGTTTTCTCTGTGGCCCGAGATGAATAATTGAGAGGTCTTTGAGGAGAATTAATTAGCCCGTTTATTGGCAGTAAATGCTTTTCTCCAGATGATGAAATAGATCCTGAGCCACACGTGGGGCAAGCAGATGCAGGTCACTGATGCTGCTCTGGAGCTTGCTGGTGCCAGGTCCGCAGGCcagctgtgctggtgtcccGTGCCCACTGTGGACAGGCACATTGGTTCTGACTCCCACGGCCTCCCACGCTGCCTGGTGTGCCCGGAGCTCACTGCACCCATGGCCAGCACTTTGTGCAGGGAACCTCGTGTTGGTGGGAGCAGGGGGCATTGAGGGGCAGGCAGGGTCCTGCGGCAGAGTGGGAGCCCTCTGCCCCCATCATGCCCATGTAGCTTACTGCTTTCCCCCACCTTGCATCCCATTCTGGGGAATCCCTCCCTGTGCAGACCCTGATATGTCCCCTTGTGTCTCCTtcctggctctcctggctgccagggtgGTGCCAACTTGGGGCTTGTAGCCTGCACCTCctcctcacctcctcctcttcctccttctcccctggGTATGGGGTGAAGGGCCTTGCACAGCCAGAAATGCTTAAACAAGGATTTCCTTGTTGCTGCATGAGCTGTTTGTCTTCTCCCGGGCCAGCCGTTAATGAGGTTTGGCAGGAGGCACCGTCAGCCCCAGCCACTGGATTTCTATAAATCAGCCTGGAGCTgatgtgtggggctgggatggagctgctcgATCTTGGTGCATGGGACTTCAGCTTGTGTGTCCTGGGAGCCCCTCTGGGAGTGGAACATCCTGGCACGGTgcagaggggcaggggctgagtGGGACAAGGGGGCTGTGGCTGCTTCCCACCAGGCAGGTCAGAGCGGCCACTTCAGCTATTTCCAGGAATGGCAGAAAGtgcaaagcaaaaaataaaagcagcttccACAGCTTCAGTGCAAAGGGCCCACATGCCAGTCCTGCCACTATGACGGAGGTACTACC from Corvus hawaiiensis isolate bCorHaw1 chromosome 19, bCorHaw1.pri.cur, whole genome shotgun sequence includes these protein-coding regions:
- the LOC125335939 gene encoding LOW QUALITY PROTEIN: probable low-specificity L-threonine aldolase 2 (The sequence of the model RefSeq protein was modified relative to this genomic sequence to represent the inferred CDS: inserted 1 base in 1 codon; deleted 1 base in 1 codon), with the translated sequence MQEPLPCSCPVCPGPIPGMGDPTPARERLRGAVPPMRAALRRGRLPGPGGRSRGVPPLAVDLRSDTVARPCAGMRRAIARAAVGDADYREDPALNELQRRAAGTLGTESALFVPTATMANLIAVICHCQRRGAQLFLGQDTHLHLSEHGGAAQLRVAGVHSQAPPDLPNGTFDLDQLELTICEAHSSQYHTRPELICLENTHISAGGRAPPFTYRRQVRGLADRYGLRVHMDGARLMNAAVAQGVEPAQIAQHCDCVTLCFSKGLGAPSGAVLAGCREFVAEAWCVRQLLGGGMRQVGVLAAAAHLGLQHTEVMLRRDHNNAQHFVEGIHVLNSPLWSINLAAVKTNIAMVNVQGTWPSPAELCDRLCAISAEVAETGQAVSVLLLPWSAQTVRAVWHRNISXRDTELTRRKLEFVARKCQEELALGLHPMPQGTGGA